Genomic window (Podarcis muralis chromosome 9, rPodMur119.hap1.1, whole genome shotgun sequence):
tgtagtggttaagagcggtggactcattgTGGAATTAACCAATCATTTAATCATTTAAATACTTTGAAACAACATGCCGGCATTCATGATGGTATTGTAAGCACGTTCTGGCAAACACCTAGAAGACATAATGCAGGAGTGGGGTTACAATGGTACAGAAAACACTTCTATATGATTCTTATGGTCAGAGCTATTTCAGAATTACAAAGAAAGATCACAACAATTATAATCTAATCAGTCTGATCTTGAAACACTGGCATTTATGGCTTatttgtctatttatttattgaataaaatttctttaccacttgattgtaaataatgggttacaaaacaaaacaaaaagacaccttgacctcatttttttttttttgcatttaaatatatatatatataattataaacCACTTTTTTGAGTAAaaatactttctttctttttttaaattctttattAGTTCTTACAAATTAcatacaaatatttaaaagaaaaagtaaatagataaaaaagaaataaagaaagaaaaagaaagcaaagaaagtAAATATAAGAAAAAAGACGAACTTACAAACATTACACATTGTCTTCCTTCCATCTCGGTTTAGGTTGAATAAACTAATACCCATTCTGCAGTTATGTTATAATGACTCTGTACATTACAGGTTTTACATTCCGTCCACTGTTATTTTCTTAATTTCCAAATTAACTTCCATATAATTCAAAAATTTGTCCCAATCGTTTTTTAGCTTTACATTTTTTTGATACCTAATCCTCTGTGTCAATCTTGCTAATTCAATATACTCAAATAGTTTCATCCGCCATTCTCTGACCGTGGGAATATTAGGGGTTTTCCAGTTTTGCGCTAATAGAATTCTCGCCGCCACCGTTGCATATTGGAAAAATGTTTGGTCTTCACTTTTGATCTCCCCTCCAATCATACCTAGGAGGAACACTTCAGGCTtcttggggaaagtgtatttcaatattttctttAGTTCATCATAAATTTGTCCCCAGAATCTTTTTACCTcatcacaggtccaccacatgtggaaaaagttACCTTCTGTagttttgcatttccagcatgtgCTATCTCCGGTCTTGTACATCTTTCCCAGTCTTGCTGGGGTGATGTACCAGCGATACATCATTTTTTCTAAATTTTCTCGGAGAGTGGCACAAGCTGTGAACCTCATTCCACTCTTCCATAACTTCTCCCATCTGTCATGTTCCAAATTATACCCCAGGTCTCTAGACCATTTAACCATAACACCTTTTACCttctcatcttttgtttcccaatcCAATAAttgattatacatttttgagagaagtttGGTATTGCTCTCTAGAATTTCTACCTGATATTTggactttttcccgctcatcccttttttttttatgttcGTTCCACAGCGCATTAATTTGGTGAAATTGTAGCCAGCCAGCTAGTTTATCCTTTAGCTCTTCGTACAATCTAATTTTCCACCCCTTTTCTGATTTAACTAAAAGATCTTCATATGTCCATCTTTCACCCtctaaatttaattttttaatagtCAAAATATCAATCGGGGAAAGCCACCAGGGGGTATCTTTTTCAAGgagctttttatttctattccagACTTCTATTAGCGGGCCTCTGATGACATGGTTAGAGAACTCTTTGTGAATCTTTCCCTTATCATGCCacaaataggcatgccagccaaatctgatgTTAAACCCCTCCAAGTCTAACAAATCTGTATTTTTCAGGGTCGCCCAATCCTTTATCCAACAGAGGCACGCAGCCTCGTAATATAACCTTAGGTTTGGGACggcaaaaccccctctttccCTTAGATCCGTGAGGAGTTTGAATTTAATTCTGGCTCTTTTCCCTTGCCATATAAATTTAGTTAATattttttgccacttcttaaagCAGGCCGTGCCTCTGAGTATTTTTTGAGTAAAAATACTTTCGATGGGAAGAATAATAACCCAATGTGGAATAATGACAGTGGAGGCTGATGCCTCGTGGGCGGTAGGACGGAATGCAGGAAGGTGAACAGCAATGATGAGCAGATCTGGCTAATTATGGTTTTGCCCATCCTcttctctgctgagttctacaaaggcaacactgaggcaaaggaggaggaggctgataGGCAGTTCCACCCCCTAGGCTGGTTGTAAGGAGGTAGGCAGGCAGGGGCTAGCAGAGGGcagactgagcttgatggacagtGCCTTACTTGTCCTAATGGAATAGGAATATCCATGGAATAATGATAATACTTCAAATCAGCACACACACTGTATATTCCTCAGAAAATGGAACTAATGTTTCCTGGGATCGTACACACTGACAACAATGTCTTTTGGATAGTCagacaaacaacagcaacaacagcagacagaaggaagtacagtggtacctcgggttacagacgcttcaggttacagaccgctaacccagaaatagtacttcaggttaagaactttgcttcaggatgagaacagaaatcgcacagcggtggcgtggcagcagcagcgggaggccccattagctaaagtggtgcttcaggttaagaatagtttcaggttaagaacggacctccgcaacgaattaagttcttaacccaaggtaccactgtaccttgggttTTACACGGTACGCAATTAAAACTATGGAATCTGCTTCCAGAAGACTTTAAATATTGAGgataaggctttcagtggctatTGGACATTGCTGTTGTTTGACTCTCCAAAAGAAAACGCATCTGTTAAATCACTCAGAATAGCGGCTCGCCCGACTGCTTGTCATGGAAGTCACCTGTCTGGGATAGCAGTCAAATTTCCTCAAGGTAATCACCCCAAATTATCCTGGTGCATTATAAAAGGTAGTAACATGGACCCACCTTTTCCTATTTTAGCACCTACACCTTTGTCAACATCTTGACTCTCCAGTTATTCATTTGCAATATAAATAATTTGCATTGCGGAATAGAAAGCTTGGCTTACAGCCAGACAAATAGAACACCAGTTTCATTATACAGTATGTGTTACACTTACTTCATAAATTGGTGAAATTTGGCCCACCGTGGAACGAAAATCATTTTCTGGTTAGTAAGTATTCCTTCCATTAATGCTTTGGCTGAGTCTTCCACCTCTAGCAAAGGGTACCTGAAGTTATATGGAAAATAAATGTCTGTTTGCTTATTCATTCCAATTTATAGCCTGCTTTGTTCAAAGACCAAATCTAGCAGTAACTACCATACAGACCCACAACCAAGTGTTGTGGTGTATTCTTACACAAGTCCTGTGGAGCAACGGTGCTTCCATTTGAGACTTGCTCTACTCAACAAGCCTTgcataggaacaaaggaaacagataCCAGCAGTCTGTGAAGCTCAGTATTGTGTATACTGATAGCAGCTCTCCGGGATTTCACATAGGATTCTCTCCTCGTCCTTTTTGGAGATGTGGGGGATTGAAGTAGGCTtgtttgcatgcagagcagaagCTCTACCTCTGAACCACAGCTTAGCATTTATGCCATTATGCTTCTGTTCTgggcagcggtggagcaagccgattgggcacctggggcagcgcgtgtgccctgtgcccagggacAAGGTCAGCCACCCACGGGGCGAggcaagccagggcaggacgctctgCGGGGCCTctaaggagtctgcctgcctcctcccactcagccgcccgacagctgagggggaggcagcgggcggattatttggggcagtgtggagcctgcgggcacccaagccatcatgtcactcccaggagagacgcgtggctcaggtgtgctgcaggccccacgatgagtgccgcctggcattttgtcaccctcagtagtgacacctggggcaacccacccccaccgcaccccgCTTCCTCCACCCATGGTTCTGGGCTCCAGCTAGTTCCAAGAGGAAGGGctgaagagaataataataataataataataataataataataataataataatatatttataccctggctgggtttccccagccactctgggcagcttccaacaaaatattaaaatacaatggtctgttaaacattcaaagcttccctaaacagggctgccttcagatgtcttctaaaagcctggtagttgtttttctctttgacatctggtgggagggcgttctacagggcaggtgccactaccgagaaggccctctgcctggttccctgtaacttggcttcttgcagtgagggaaccaccagaaggccctcggcgctggacctcagtgtccgggcagaacgatgggggtggagaccttcatgtatactggactgaggccgtttagggctttaaaggtcagcaccaacactttgaattgtgcttggaaacgtactgggagccagtgaaggtctttcaagaccagtgttatgtggtctcagcggccactcccagtcatccgtctagctgccgcattctggattagttgtagtttccgggtcaccttcaaaggtagtcccatgtagagcgcattgcagtagtccaagcgagaaataactagagcatgcaccactctggtgagacagtccgtgggcaggtagggtctcaacctgcgtaccagatggagctggtagacagctgccctggacacagaattgacctgcacctctatGGATagcggtgagtccaaaatgactcccaggctgcgcacctggtccttcaggggcacagttaccccattcaggaccagggaatcctccacacccgcccgcctcctttcccccaaaaacagtacttctgttttgtcaggattcaacctcaatctgttagcccccatccatcctccaaccgcctccactcactcacgcaggaccttcaccgccttcactggttctagCACTCAGGTTTGGAGCCAAGTACCCCAAACTGGTGTTTGCCTggtttgctctggtccatggagtcacgaagagtcggacacgactaaacgactaaacaacaacaacaaccccaaactttCCATTAGCATTTCAGATTGTGAGGTTTAAACACCCCCAATGGACAATATTACAGGAAAGTCAGGACCTGACTGCCAGCTCTTAACCTGAACACTTTTAACATTATATTCCTCACTCCCACCCCCTGTTTTTGAGAAGAGCAATCTGCTTTCTAGCACAAAGTATTCAGGCTCAGAACTGGCCACTACAAAGCTTCCTTTTGCAGGATAGGTGCTACACCAGCCCCAACTCAGTACGGACAATGAGAATTGCATTAGCagaagcactgtgggttaaaccactgagcctcttgggcttgctgatcagaaggtcagcggttcgaatccccgtgatggggtgagctcccgttgctcagtccctgctcctgctaacctagcagtttgaaagcacgtcaaagtgcaagtagataaataggtaccgctccggcgggaaggtaaacggcatttctgtgcgctgctcaggttcgccagaagcggctcagtcatgctggccacatgacccgaaagctgtacgccggctccctcggccaataaagcaagatgagcactgcaaccccagagtcgtccgcgactggacctaatggtcaggggtccccctttaccttacccttcaCAGAACACTTATTGTTTCTAACACAGGCTGTGTTCACCACCACCTCCATCAAGAATTTTCCCATTTCGCATGTCAGATGTGAATTGAAATAAGCACAAGGTTGGTGCATGCTACTGCACACCATGTTCTGTCTTCCGATGATAGAGAACCTTAGAACTACTTAGAGAAACTGGAAAAAGGAGACACAAATTTATCAAAGAACAGTTAATGCAATGGGGCAGGTGTATACAAACTCCCTGCCCTTATTATCACTTACCTTGCCTTAAGGAGTTTTACAGACTCAGTGTTCATAAAAACCGGGCACATGCATGTTGTTTCAATCCCATCCATTTTCAAAAGGCTCAGCTCCTCTTTCAGACTCTCATGAAATCCCACGGCACTCCACTTGCTTGAACTGAGGGAGGGGCGTGAGGTGAGGTTAGACACGATTTATGGGGAAATAGATGTCTTAGTTTTCacatgttatttattttaaagcatttataatccgcttaatttttaatatatattaaaaaaatctgaAGCGGTGtttgacaaaataaataaaccgacagtatcattaaaacaaacataaaacctAAAACCATCACAACAGCagtataaaagcatataaaaacaaataaaaccccaCGTTCAATGGAATACGCTTCAAATCAATGAAATTCAAACAAATTAGAAACAGGGTCTTATATGGGTCAGGGAAACCCCATGTAAAATAGGTGTGGGAAGAAGTCAGCATTGCGCTAAGGCAACCATTTTGTAAAGGCAAGCATTACCGCTTGCTAGACAGGACAACTCCCTCCCCCCTTCGCTCCCTATATACACTGTTCTGGGTTTTTCCTCCAAGCCAATTTCAGGGTGTTCTGAGTTGGGGGCACATAGGGCAGAGCCCTGTTGTGAAAATGGCAGTCCTTCCATGGGGCTTTTGCTGATGAGGCGCCTTCTCTGAATCCTGCCTTACATCTTTGCACAATGTCTGAAGCAATTGGTGGTTCCTGCTTCCCATACAGCGAAGGGAAGGGCATTCCGTAGGACAGAAGAGAATGGTGGAAGAGAACATTTTTCAGGTCGCCGCCCTGTGATATTCTTTCATTTATGCTTATTATGGTATAACATACAAAATGGTCCCCCCCCATCTCCTTAAaagcacataaacacacacacacccctttatttCAAATGTAatcccttctttttttaaagtaagacCTTTTGCAAATCAgcacacaattattatttttgaaaaccaatctgatttttattttaattagctAAGTTATTCTCCAAGACCCTGACTGGGAATGTGGAGGACCTGCAAAGTTTGGACCAAGAACTCCATTTTTGAGCGGCCAAATTGCCTCTTTCTTGGGACTTTCCTCATGTGCTTCTCCCATGTGAATCAGGAATCCGCCATGTTAGCTAAACATCCCTCTAAACCAGTGTCTCCCAAACGTACAACAATTGTGGACCCCTTTTGAGCTGAGCTTGAACTTGCTACCCTGATAAAAGAAAACCACAATGATTCATACCTGTAGCAAACCATGTATGGAATGCCTAAATGCCCAGCGAATGAAGCAACCGTGACAATATGTCCGTGATTGTTTTTAATCATTGGTGTCAGGAACGCTTTAACTGTCTTGaatgcaaattaaaacaaagaaagaaagaaaatgaaaagttaGAAGCTAATGGTTCCAAAATGTTTTGTCAGAAATCTGTCTGGGGAagcctttgccctccagatgttattggactccagttcccatcagccttagccttCACATCatatggttagggatgatgggagttgtagtccatgtgAGTTGGTGACCcagagggccaaatgttccccaggCCTCATATAAGAACTACAATTAGGAGGAAAGACATGAGAGTGAGCAGGTGGATCCTGGACCACGccaaaatctggaagtaaccTGCTGTTTGCTGAAGGGACCGTAGCAGCATTTGCCAATctagcatagccaatgatcagggatgatgggagttgtagtccaacaacattttgaaGACAAAGAGTTTACTATCTCTGGGttaaagaaatggaaaaaaaggGAGGATCCTTGATCACCTCGTAGGATCCTCGTATGGCAAACTGAAAACAATCAGAAACTTAAGCTTTATTAAGTTTGTTTCATTAACATTTGAGTGGTGTCCCACTTTTTATCAAACTGTTGTATGACTGAGACTAAGCAATGAAGATTTTATACTTTGTGAACATTTTAGAGATCCTGATCCCCCATCCCCACAAGTCTCCAATTATTATTTGCTTCCATGGGTGCTGAACATTTCCATGAAAGAGGAAGGGGGTATAGTCAGTCCAGCAGAAATTTTTAATAGATTCATGTAACTGATTAATCCCAGGGGTGGCCAATGTAGTGCTCtctagacattgttggactacaactctcatcattgaccatgcttgctgagggtgatgggagctggaagtctAGGGCTGATTTACTCGCATGGTTTTTCaagttaaggaagggttaaggaatggttttcacaacgtagatcatgggtaggcaaactaaggcctgggggccggatctggccaaaTCGCCTtccaaatctggcccacggacagtctacatgagtagaatgtgtccttttatttaaaatgcatctctgggttatttgtggggaattggaattcattctttttttttcttttcaaaatatagtccgccccccccacaagatctgagggacagtggaccggccccctgctgaaaaagtttgctaacccctgacgTAGATGGATACATGACACCCTACTTTTTACCTTATCTTTTTATTGCTTAATTTTTAATCGTTTTATGCTTCTATATTGCATTATGAACATAAAAAGTAGGACGTCATGCCTCCATCATACCACAGTATTGGGAGCTGGCCATGTACACAGCTGGAGAATAAAGTGATGGCTGGCTTCAGTTTCCAGGAGAGTCCCAAACCAAGAGAAAGGAAGCAGGTAGAAGGAAGCCAGAAAGGTAGAGGCTGAAAAATGGAGATAAActggaggggggaaggggagcagatataaattcaataagtaataataatattacccaGAAATGAGCAAGAACGTTAATGTCGAACATGTTCTGGATCAGCTCATCCTTGGTTGAACACAGTACGGCTACTTTTGTTGCTGCAGCGTTATTTATCAAGATGCTCACATCTCCAATTTCTTTTTTCACCTATAACAAATTTAAAAGCACTAATGAAAGAAAAGCAGCCTTCTTTAATAACTTAGAAATAAAGCCGATGGACTATCTGGAAGACAAAATAATATTAATCGGGGATTTAAATGAGTAATTGACCCGCAATTAGATAGGCCTGGAGGAAATAAAAACCAAGGGAAATTACCATCCACCTTTCTAAAAATGAGTGAAAATTTAGATTTAGTAGATTCATGGAGATACAAGCAAAGAATAGAGAAAGAATATACATACTATTCCAAACCAAAGAAATTGGCTAGCAGGATAGATGCCATTTGGCTTTCCAAAGAGCTGCTAAGAAGGATTGAAGAGGTACAAATTCTACCAAAAACAATTTTGGATCACAACCTGGTTTTGTTGAGAATAAAACCAGATTGGACAACAGGAATGTGGAGATGGAAACTAAATAAACTTCTATTGAAATATGAAAAGATAGTAGAGGGTGCAAAAAAAATTTGAAAGTATATTTTGAATTGAACAACAAATAAGTTagtgatgtaataataataataataataataataataataataataataataataatatattatttgtaccccgcccatctggctgggtttccccagccactctgggtggcttccatagaaaccaaagatacagtaaaatatcacagattaaaaacttccctgaacagggctgccttaagatgtcttctgaatgtcaggtagttatttatcgctttgacatctgatgggagggcattccacagggcgggcgccactaccgagaaggccctctgcctggttccctgtagctttgcttctcgcaatgagggaaccgccagaaggccctcggcgctggacctcagcgtccgggcagaacgatgggggtggagacgctccttcaggtaagaACAATATGATGTAAGAACAATATGGGACGTGAGCAAGGCGGTCATCAGGGGatattttataaaacaaaatgtgatattaagaaaagaaagtgaaaaagaaaaaacaggattgttggaggaaataaaggaaaaagaaaaagaattaaatAAACAACCAAGCGATGACAAAATTAAAAGAGAAATTAAACTATTGCAGGCAGAATACAAATCAAAAATAGAGCAAGAAATGGAATTGAATTTGAGAATGGGTAAACAAAATAATTTTGAGTT
Coding sequences:
- the LOC114603751 gene encoding 17-beta-hydroxysteroid dehydrogenase 13-like, with product MLAIPGNSEDQQVKKEIGDVSILINNAAATKVAVLCSTKDELIQNMFDINVLAHFWTVKAFLTPMIKNNHGHIVTVASFAGHLGIPYMVCYSSSKWSAVGFHESLKEELSLLKMDGIETTCMCPVFMNTESVKLLKARYPLLEVEDSAKALMEGILTNQKMIFVPRWAKFHQFMKCLPERAYNTIMNAGMLFQSI